From the genome of Malus sylvestris chromosome 6, drMalSylv7.2, whole genome shotgun sequence, one region includes:
- the LOC126625305 gene encoding COP1-interactive protein 1-like: MIKHRWRELAKSFNNHVDPETTERLKRTKTEIENNVTRIFKLIKIEDQGKKDVNRKDLKQEAELVALIENFYQQYQSLYALYDHLVGESGRIVHGKKEQKGFSMSPPSSDSEYYSSEDVEGNNARLERADSIKHELKNECSEGSGDLKRKSVSENGEKEAINSEYLAALRKIKQSEIVDNDLKDEKVRELSALVEAHEAHGNHSSARVKELEGQLTGFKMELESLCSQKRDLEAWKEGKSAEAKQLGDKNIGLHARILELELVLKEREDEISDFKNKLKENEESSASKISDLMTHAENMQQEVDSLCAQKGEMEKQMVSKKNESATQVKGLSEQVNAMQKELKILHQQKIESQAQLDEKNKEISKHLQQMEILREELTKKDTVERKMMEEKGSFLVKLNDLESEVNSLRNKKRNVEKQIKNRNHENSKLRQENESLLSRIFRLERTLTERGDEIYALRGECEHGKNEASARLIEFTTQVSNLKQEMDSLQAQKSQLDLQIEILNKRYFEKLTEMENLNDNLTVKIGQIDRDNQKYLEILSEKENQNHNLTVKISDQQKIIKKHEETFKKFNKEHKQAKIWFPQSKLNVQFAERKMEELAEKYRINLEDKVRLLYQRIRVAEQIHNENKESYKKFKEMYEKENEDLKEKLATYQDPDRKMKKISETAKSALQGLDLVVLKFEEGHKNFQNQIAKISEELESAKTWVKENAGKIKQLKHNVDYLTTQLNEKEEQERVLREKVWELEASGSKETGEKLNLMKQFSQLESQVGNLEREVKYKDEDLLSLGEEKREAIRQLCVLVDHHRSRYYDLKEAVSKRSAATTTRGSKTTT, from the exons ATGATAAAACATCGCTGGAGAGAGCTAGCTAAGTCCTTTAATAATCATGTTGATCCTGAAACAACTGAGCGGCTGAAGAGGACTAAAACAG aaattgaaaacaatgTGACAAGGATCTTCAAGCTTATAAAAATCGAAGACCAAGGGAAGAAGGATGTAAACCGAAAAGATTTGAAGCAAGAGGCGGAACTTGTTGCACTCATTGAGAACTTCTACCAACAGTACCAGTCACTATATGCTTTATATGATCATCTAGTAGGAGAGTCTGGGAGAATCGTTCATGGCaagaaagaacaaaaaggtttttccATGTCTCCCCCAAGCTCAGATTCCGAATATTATTCCTCAGAAGACGTTGAAGGTAACAATGCCAGATTGGAAAGAGCTGACAGCATCAAGCATGAACTTAAGAATGAATGTTCCGAAGGATCTGGTGATCTGAAGCGAAAATCGGTCtctgaaaatggagaaaaggagGCGATAAATTCAGAATATTTGGCAGcattgagaaaaataaaacaatcagaaattgTAGACAATGATCTGAAGGATGAAAAAGTAAGAGAACTCTCAGCTCTTGTCGAAGCGCATGAGGCTCATGGGAATCATTCCTCAGCTCGGGTAAAAGAGTTAGAGGGACAGTTAACAGGCTTTAAAATGGAGTTGGAATCCTTATGCAGCCAGAAAAGAGATTTGGAAGCATGGAAAGAAGGTAAATCTGCTGAAGCTAAACAGCTAGGAGATAAAAATATCGGACTACATGCGCGAATTTTGGAACTTGAGTTAGTTTTAAAAGAAAGAGAGGATGAAATATCTGATTTCAAGAACAAACTCAAGGAAAATGAGGAGAGCTCAGCGTCGAAAATTTCAGACTTGATGACACATGCCGAAAATATGCAACAGGAAGTTGATTCGTTGTGTGCGCAAAAAGGTGAAATGGAGAAACAGATGGTGAGTAAGAAAAATGAATCAGCGACGCAAGTCAAAGGCTTAAGTGAGCAGGTCAATGCAATGCAGAAGGAATTGAAGATCCTGCACCAGCAGAAAATTGAATCACAAGCACAACTGGATGAGAAGAATAAAGAAATCTCCAAGCATCTGCAACAGATGGAAATTCTGAGAGAGGAATTAACAAAAAAGGACACGGTTGAGAGGAAAATGATGGAAGAAAAAGGAAGTTTTCTTGTGAAATTGAATGACTTGGAATCGGAAGTGAACTCTCTACGTAACAAAAAAAGGAATGTGGAAAAGCAGATTAAAAACAGAAACCATGAGAACAGCAAGTTGAGACAGGAAAATGAAAGTCTTCTTTCTAGAATTTTCAGGTTGGAGAGAACTTTGACTGAGAGAGGGGATGAGATTTACGCTCTTCGTGGAGAATGCGAGCATGGAAAGAACGAAGCTTCTGCTCGACTTATTGAATTCACGACGCAGGTCAgcaatttgaaacaagaaatGGATTCCTTGCAGGCTCAGAAAAGCCAGTTGGACTTGCAGATTGAGATACTGAACAAGCGCTATTTCGAAAAACTGACTGAGATggaaaatctaaacgataactTGACAGTCAAGATTGGCCAAATTGACAGAGATAACCAAAAGTATTTGGAAATACTGAGTgagaaggaaaatcaaaaccatAATTTGACAGTCAAGATTTCCGATCAGCAGAAAATTATCAAGAAACatgaagaaactttcaagaaGTTCAACAAGGAGCATAAACAAGCTAAAATTTGGTTTCCTCAATCTAAGTTAAATGTACAATTTGCCGAAAGGAAGATGGAAGAATTGGCAGAGAAGTACCGAATCAATCTTGAAGACAAAGTGCGCCTCTTGTACCAGAGGATCAGGGTAGcggaacaaatacataacgaaaacAAGGAGAGCTACAAGAAGTTCAAGGAGATGTACGAGAAAGAAAACGAAGATCTTAAAGAAAAGCTAGCAACGTATCAAGATCCAGAcagaaagatgaagaaaatatcggAAACAGCGAAAAGTGCATTGCAAGGATTGGACTTAGTGGTGCTTAAATTTGAGGAGGGACACAAGAATTTTCAAAACCAGATTGCCAAAATATCGGAGGAGCTTGAGTCTGCAAAAACTTGGGTTAAAGAGAATGCTGGCAAGATCAAACAGTTAAAGCACAACGTAGATTACTTGACCACACAACTGAATGAGAAGGAAGAGCAAGAACGTGTGTTGAGAGAGAAAGTTTGGGAGTTGGAAGCATCGGGGAGCAAGGAAACTGGAGAGAAGCTCAACTTAATGAAACAGTTTAGCCAACTTGAGAGTCAGGTGGGAAATCTTGAGAGGGAAGTAAAGTACAAGGATGAAGATTTGTTGAGCCTTGGGGAGGAGAAGAGGGAGGCCATACGGCAACTCTGCGTGTTGGTTGATCATCACCGAAGCCGCTACTATGATCTGAAGGAAGCAGTGTCAAAGAGGTCAGCTGCAACAACTACTAGAGGCAGCAAGACTACAACTTAG